In Thermocrinis minervae, a single genomic region encodes these proteins:
- a CDS encoding putative nucleotidyltransferase substrate binding domain-containing protein codes for MQDAEVFLSQIEPFKNLPQEEIRRVVYNLCVRYYRASEEIFRKGSTPTEHLLILRKGALVVEENDQILQLLHEGDVFVLPSKPLDFSVKAKEDSVVFFLQKGIFLNLLQKYSSFVEYFTEEVSKKIQRALPKVDPSIDKLFSIRVTDLNYEKPILVDKDTDIGQVLKFVAQSELGSVIVDLKGQYGIITDRDLIKLLAKEPEAKRLTAKDVCSTPLIGVNKEASLFQAILLMAKHGIRRVAIYDNDKPIGLLDDRSIITYQTKNIISLTQQIDKAKTLEDLRYAYTLARESYVDFIMRGIDPQMLGLYISEINDRIMKRTVLITIQEMEVEPLVPYSIMVLGSEGRREQNLGTDQDNALVYLEEPLLDVDIKRYFEEFSRLYIKNLLSVGFPECPGKVMLSYPDWRKNFNEWTKAITSWIEKPEEKNMINLSILLDARSVFGDQIIVERLKNTIFQRVEEFPRVLSFLSLSAVKFKPPLGFLGSLVVEKSGDHRGELDLKKGGIFPIMHGVRVLSLEYKVEDLNTFDRINRLQEKGVLSKDMARDLTESYRFLLSLRFRSQARKVLMGKNPDNYVNPDELSKVEKSLLKEIFRTVERFQDFIREHYKLAYYQ; via the coding sequence ATGCAAGACGCAGAAGTTTTCCTCTCTCAGATAGAACCCTTCAAAAACCTACCACAGGAAGAGATAAGACGTGTGGTCTACAACCTTTGTGTTAGGTACTACAGAGCTTCGGAGGAGATTTTTAGAAAAGGAAGTACTCCTACAGAGCACCTCCTCATACTCAGGAAGGGGGCCTTAGTAGTAGAAGAGAATGATCAAATTCTACAGCTACTGCATGAGGGAGACGTTTTTGTCCTTCCTTCAAAACCTTTAGACTTTTCAGTCAAAGCGAAAGAAGATTCTGTAGTATTCTTTCTACAGAAGGGCATATTCTTGAATCTTTTACAAAAATACAGTTCCTTCGTGGAGTACTTCACGGAGGAGGTATCAAAAAAGATACAGAGAGCTTTACCTAAGGTAGATCCTTCCATAGACAAACTCTTCAGCATAAGAGTTACAGACCTTAACTACGAAAAGCCCATCCTTGTAGACAAGGATACAGATATAGGTCAGGTTTTAAAGTTTGTAGCTCAGTCTGAGCTTGGTAGCGTGATCGTTGACCTAAAGGGGCAGTATGGAATAATAACAGACAGGGATCTTATAAAGTTGCTGGCAAAGGAGCCAGAAGCCAAAAGGTTGACGGCTAAAGATGTATGCTCTACACCTCTCATAGGTGTTAATAAGGAAGCGTCTTTATTCCAAGCCATACTGCTCATGGCCAAACACGGTATAAGGAGGGTAGCCATCTACGACAATGACAAACCCATAGGCCTTCTTGATGACAGAAGCATAATAACCTACCAGACTAAGAACATCATATCCCTCACCCAGCAGATAGACAAAGCCAAAACTTTGGAAGACTTAAGGTATGCCTATACTCTGGCTAGAGAAAGTTATGTGGACTTCATAATGCGTGGGATAGACCCTCAGATGCTTGGCCTTTACATATCCGAGATAAACGACAGGATAATGAAAAGAACTGTCCTGATCACAATCCAGGAGATGGAAGTTGAACCCTTAGTACCCTACAGCATAATGGTCCTAGGAAGTGAAGGTAGGAGAGAGCAAAACTTAGGTACAGACCAAGACAATGCACTAGTTTACTTAGAAGAACCTCTGCTCGATGTGGACATCAAAAGGTATTTTGAGGAGTTTTCCCGACTGTACATAAAGAACCTTCTAAGTGTAGGCTTTCCCGAATGTCCAGGCAAGGTCATGCTCTCCTACCCAGACTGGCGGAAAAACTTCAACGAATGGACCAAGGCCATAACCTCTTGGATAGAAAAACCAGAAGAGAAGAACATGATAAACCTGAGCATACTCCTAGACGCTAGGAGTGTGTTTGGTGATCAGATAATAGTAGAAAGGTTAAAGAACACCATCTTTCAAAGGGTGGAGGAGTTTCCTCGTGTTTTGTCCTTCCTCTCCTTAAGTGCCGTAAAGTTTAAACCTCCCCTAGGCTTCTTAGGAAGCCTGGTTGTAGAAAAGTCAGGAGATCACAGGGGAGAATTAGACCTCAAGAAGGGTGGCATATTCCCCATAATGCACGGAGTTAGAGTCCTATCCCTGGAGTACAAGGTAGAGGATCTAAACACCTTTGACAGGATAAACCGCCTGCAGGAAAAGGGAGTACTTAGCAAGGATATGGCTAGAGACCTTACAGAAAGTTACAGGTTTTTGCTCTCCCTAAGGTTTAGATCTCAGGCCCGCAAGGTGCTTATGGGAAAAAACCCGGACAACTACGTAAACCCCGATGAGCTTTCAAAAGTGGAAAAGAGCCTTCTGAAAGAGATCTTTAGAACAGTGGAACGCTTTCAAGACTTTATAAGAGAACACTACAAGCTTGCGTACTATCAATGA
- a CDS encoding YgaP family membrane protein, whose amino-acid sequence MDRMLRLTSGVVLLIVLLVGIMPSDVHWFWKAFLAFMSINQIQSAFTNWCPVVTLYRKLGIKECTC is encoded by the coding sequence ATGGATAGAATGCTGAGGCTTACTTCTGGAGTGGTACTTCTTATAGTGCTGCTAGTTGGTATAATGCCTTCGGATGTACATTGGTTTTGGAAAGCCTTTTTGGCTTTCATGTCCATAAACCAGATACAGTCAGCCTTCACCAACTGGTGTCCAGTAGTAACCCTTTACAGGAAGCTCGGCATAAAGGAGTGCACCTGCTAA
- a CDS encoding 3'-5' exonuclease: MIRFIYKKLKPDIFYQFNWDVDLNTPVEDACFVVFDTETTGLDIKKDVPISIGAFKIEKLRIEMWKSFSRVIKTDRIFEESIKVHGITPMDLSNAEEPVKVCREFLEYSKGCVLAGFFLTLDVSMVRKLVVKECKGVFLPYGIDLLDLLEERFVGKDLMQVLKAHGISPLGRLHNALEDAYLTALLFLIYLKRYARKKLKDLPIKVF; this comes from the coding sequence ATGATAAGGTTTATATACAAAAAGCTCAAACCAGACATCTTCTACCAGTTTAACTGGGATGTAGACCTAAACACTCCTGTTGAGGATGCATGTTTTGTAGTGTTTGATACGGAAACGACAGGACTTGACATAAAAAAGGATGTTCCCATAAGCATAGGTGCCTTCAAGATAGAAAAGCTTCGTATAGAAATGTGGAAAAGCTTTAGCAGGGTCATTAAGACGGATAGGATCTTTGAAGAATCCATAAAGGTTCATGGCATAACACCCATGGATCTCTCAAACGCTGAAGAGCCAGTAAAGGTATGCAGAGAGTTTTTAGAGTATTCAAAGGGATGCGTGTTGGCAGGTTTCTTCTTAACTTTGGATGTGAGTATGGTAAGAAAGCTCGTAGTAAAGGAATGTAAGGGAGTGTTTTTACCATACGGTATAGACCTATTGGACCTTCTGGAGGAGAGGTTCGTAGGTAAGGATCTTATGCAGGTACTCAAGGCACACGGGATAAGTCCGCTCGGCCGTCTGCACAACGCCCTTGAGGATGCCTACCTTACAGCCTTGCTGTTCCTTATATACCTAAAAAGGTATGCACGAAAGAAGCTCAAGGACCTGCCCATAAAAGTCTTTTAG
- the ispH gene encoding 4-hydroxy-3-methylbut-2-enyl diphosphate reductase, with protein sequence MEIIIAEHAGFCFGVKRAIRLAEESAKEAEGNVYTEGPLIHNPQEVRRLEALGVKVLNGNTLKGGDTIIIRSHGIPPKRERELLSKGIKIVDATCPYVKAVHEAVQKLSKEGYFVVIVGEKNHPEVIGTLGYLEEVGGVGTVVESKEDLKDVLGKEKVGVVAQTTQNEQFFKEVVGEIALWCKELKVINTICNATSERQEDVYKLAGNVDVMIIVGGKNSGNTRRLYEISKALNPKSYHVETAEELQKEWFEGVKRVGITAGASTPDWIIQEVYQRIKHLCS encoded by the coding sequence ATGGAAATAATAATAGCTGAGCATGCCGGGTTTTGTTTTGGTGTAAAAAGAGCCATAAGACTCGCAGAAGAGTCAGCCAAAGAAGCAGAGGGAAACGTATACACAGAGGGTCCCCTTATACATAACCCACAGGAGGTCAGAAGGCTAGAGGCCCTTGGTGTAAAGGTACTAAATGGCAACACTCTAAAAGGTGGAGATACCATAATCATCAGATCTCATGGAATACCACCAAAGAGAGAAAGGGAGCTTTTGAGCAAGGGTATAAAGATAGTAGACGCCACCTGTCCCTACGTGAAAGCTGTACATGAGGCAGTTCAAAAGCTCTCTAAAGAAGGTTACTTTGTAGTCATCGTGGGAGAGAAGAACCACCCAGAGGTCATAGGCACCTTGGGGTACTTGGAAGAAGTGGGCGGAGTCGGGACGGTAGTAGAGTCTAAGGAAGACCTTAAGGATGTTCTAGGTAAGGAAAAAGTAGGAGTGGTGGCACAGACTACGCAGAACGAACAGTTCTTTAAGGAAGTGGTAGGGGAGATAGCCCTTTGGTGCAAGGAACTTAAGGTTATAAACACCATATGTAACGCAACCTCCGAGAGGCAAGAAGATGTATACAAACTGGCAGGCAACGTGGATGTGATGATCATAGTAGGTGGAAAGAACAGCGGCAACACTAGAAGGCTTTATGAGATATCTAAAGCTCTAAACCCAAAGAGCTATCACGTAGAGACGGCGGAAGAGCTACAAAAAGAGTGGTTTGAGGGAGTCAAAAGGGTAGGTATAACTGCGGGCGCATCAACACCCGACTGGATCATACAAGAGGTCTACCAGAGGATAAAGCACCTATGTT